The Gracilibacillus caseinilyticus genome segment ATGCTCAGGTAGAAGCAGCAAGAGCAGGGGAATCTGGAAAAGGATTTGCCGTTGTTGCTAATGAAGTGCGTCACTTAGCGGATCAATCCAAGCACGCTGCTCAGGAAATCAGTGAAATGATCGCCAGTATTCAAGCTCAAAAAGAAAAAGTAACAGAGCAAATCGGTTCAACGAGAAAACAAGTGCAAGCATCTAAAGTATCCATCCAAGACTCACGCCAGCATTTCCATTACATGTGGGAGGTAACTGAAAAAGTAGAACAACAAAATCAGCAAATCGTACCACTAGCTGAAAAAATGAGCGGAAGACTTAAAGAAGTATTAACCTTCATACTGGAAATGCGAAACACTACAGAGCAATATGTCAGCAACGCTGAATCCTTAGCTGCTGTCTCAGAAGAAATGAACGCATCTGTAGAAGATCTGGATCATGGTCTAGATCGAGTTGCTAAATCAAGCCACGAGCTCCATCAACAAGTTTCGGGCTATCGGGTTTAAGTGATAATGGAATAGGAGGAATGCTTCTCTATGCAGAGAAGGGTTTTCTTTAATGATAAGGACAAGGGTGATAGCCCTTGTCCTGACTTAACATAAAAGTCTATGGATGATGAGGCTCCAACTTGGTGATATACCTGTCTGTGTCTTTATTAGTAATGATTAGTGCAGCATTGCCACACGTTTCCTGTATGCTAGTCCCTTCCAACGGATTATTATCTTCTTGCACCAGCTTATCCCAAATGGTTTCGCCATTCCTGTTTATTTTCGTCACATATAAATCTGAATCGTACATTCCAGCATTAATTGCTTGGTAATTCACGTATCCAGTTAACAAGAAATTGCCGTCACGGGTAAGTTGAATATCGGAAAACGTACTGTTTTTCTGCTCAACTGGCAGTCTTTTTTCCCATAAAAGGTTTGCATCTTGATCAACAGAAAAAACGTAACCATTTATATCGACATTTGGATAATAGTTAACGGATCCATCGTAACCGGCAACGATAATATGGCCATTGTTATCTCTTTCGATTGCACTAATACTGGTATACGCACCTGTCTCATGTTTTAATTCCCACTTCATCGTGCCGTCCGATTGGAAGGAAGCCAAATACGCATCTGCGTCTTCTGTCGACCAGTCTCCTGGCCGCTTAATCCATGTACCGGCAAGCAGCACGCCACCATCTTCATTCGGCAAGAGATCATTTGCCGAATCACGGTAATCGCCCCCAAGCGATTTCGTCCATATGCATTCACCTGATTCATTGAGCTTCATCAGCAGGATATCTTCGTTTTGGGATTGTTGGTTAGATACGGGCAAGGTATTGCTATAGTAATAGCCATCATCTGTTTGGACGAGCTCCCCTTTGGTATTTTTTGAAAGCTTGTCCGATTTGCGCTCCCACAATATCTCACCTGACTTTGATACTTTTAAAAAGTGTATTTTGTTAAATGGAGCATCCTGATTACGCACAAGACCAGCCATAACATAGTCCCCGTTATCGGTTCGGGTGAAAGCATTAAGAGAATCCAGATCAGGATTTGGAACAGATGTCACCGGTTGGACCTCGCCGGAAACACCAGTTTTTTGAATAATTATTTTGTCATCCTCAAGCTTTGCAAAAAGAAAGCCGTTCTTCACTTTTTCCTTTACCGTTCCTGCTTCTTCAAGCGATTTTTGCCATGCCACATCCGGAGCTTCTGATGCAGTTGCGTGAGTAACGTTTAGCCCTGCATGCCAGCACATAAAGAAGAACACTGTCGTCAACACAATTTTAAAAAGTCTCATCCACTATCCCCTTTCCATATATTTACTATACTATTCTCTCAATATTATAAAAAATGGTAAATAGGGATAAAGTGGTTATTTATATTTTACTAATTTATAGAGGGGAAAATAGCTGTACTGGTGTGGCTCTTGGATTAGTCAACGAATATTGAGAAATGTAAAATCAATCTAAGAGTCCTATTCTAATAATCTTTTAGGAGAGGAGAAATAGGCAAAAAAGTACAGTCGATGATAATGTAGTACTACATGTTTCACATGAAACACTCAGATTGTTCCATTATGTCTTGTTTTAATCTAATTTATATCGTTCGTGAGCGAAATAGGAAGATACCATGTTAATATCTCTTAGGCCAAGATTTTTGAGGTTTATATCGAATTCCTGGCCGGTTTTTAGCTGAATGATGAAGGAAGCGCCAATTTGGGTTCCTTTTTCTATATCAGTCAATCTTACTTTTTTTCTGGGGATCACAATACCTCGATGAAGCGATAACGTATCATCGTCGATCCTTACATAATCAATCGAAGTAATTTTAAAGTGAAAAATGGTAAGTACGCTGCTTGCCGCAATAATGAAAAGATATAGAGGGGTAAGTATCAATTCGAAAACACCAAATTCTTCACTTACCATACCCACAAGAATGCCAATATTGAGAATCGCTACAACCGACCATACGATTCCTGCGAGTATCCATACGAAACGACGTTTATATTTTAAATAAATTCGTAACACCTCCCATTAATCAACCAGACCCGAACTAATATATTCATACGTATCGATGTCGGCGTAGATGATCATATTATTCGGAATACTTTTATTCTTCGTAGGAAAATCGAGTACAAAGACTTCTTTTCCAAAGTGTGATGGATCAACAGATTGAACAACCATATACGATTTAAGTGTGACTTTCGAGACCTTGGCATCTTTCCAACTGCCATTAACCCATTGTCTTTGTTCTTCGGAAAGCTGCTTCCATACGATTTCTCGCATATCGGTTTGCTTTGGCTGCTCGGAAGCACTTATGCTAACGTCAGGCTGCGTCGAACATGCCATCAAACAGATCGCAATTATGAAAATGAAAGTTAATTTTCTCATTTTTGCACCAGCTCCTTGTTGTCTTAATAGACGGAAAAGGTAGCAATTTGGTTACGAAAAAAAGGTGCTCATCTTTTGATGATGTGCACCTTTTTTTCGTGTTACTTTAAAATCGTATCAATCGCAGCCAGTTCATCCTCTGTGAAGCTAGGATTATCGAGTGCTTTGATGTTTTCTTCTATTTGACTGACACGACTTGCCCCGATAAGTGCTGATACTACTGATTTTTGCTGCAAAACCCATACGAGCGCCATTTGTGCCAGGCTTTGACCACGGCCGGCAGCGATTTCGTTCAGCGCTTTGATCGTTTGTAATTTATCAGATGAAATATCGTGTTCATTTAAAAATGGAATAAATTCCTTTGCAGCACGTGAATCTTTTGGAATCCCGTTTAAGTATTTATTCGTTAACAGTCCTTGCGCAAGTGGTACGTAAGCGATACAGCCAATTTCATTTTTCTCGAGTACATCGGTTAACCCTGTTTCAATCGTACGATCAAGCATTGAATAAGCGACCTGATGAATGATAAAAGGTGTACCCTGTTCCTTTAAAATGGCGGCTGCCTTCTTTGTTTGTTCTGCACTGTAGTTGGATATTCCAACATATAATGCTTTTCCTTGACGAACTATGAGATCAAGAGCTGCCATTGTTTCCTCCAGCGGTGTCTCAGGATCTGGTCGATGGTGATAAAAAATATCGACATAATCAAGCCCCATTCGCTGCAAGCTCTGGTCAAGACTGGAGACAAGATATTTCTTTGATCCCCAATCGCCGTAAGGACCGTCCCACATTTTGTAACCAGCCTTGGTAGAGATGATCATTTCATCACGATAAGCGGCAAGATCTTGTTTGAGGATACGTCCGAAATTTGCTTCGGCAGCACCTGGTGGTGGTCCGTAATTGTTTGCTAAGTCAAAATGGGTAATGCCTAAATCAAAAGCTTTCATTAACATTTGGCGTTGATTGCTTAACGGATCTTCATCCCCAAAGTTATTCCATAAACCGAACGAGATCGCTGGCAACTTGACACCAGAATTCCCGCAGCGATTATAAGGTATTTGTTGATACCTTTCTGGATCAGCGTTATACGACATGTCCATTCCTCCTCCAATAGGTTCAATAACCAACTTCTACAGCAGCATTGACGATATACATGAGATCGTTCTTATCTTCTTTATCTTCGAGTACAATCCCTGAACTCGTAGCCATACCGCCATCGATAACATCAACCGTTACGGTGCCGTATGGTATTTCTTTTTTGACAAGTTCAATATCCACTTGCTCCTTGTCCATCGGAACCGCAAGTCGAACATTGACCTTCATATTATATAAATCTTGCTCTGGTAAGTACTGTTTAATGCCTGGCATGGAATTGTAATGAATCGCATTTTCTACAGCACGCAGGCATGCCTTGGTTACATTTTGCCCGTGTACATCAATACCGGTACCTGTTTCAATAAAAATAATTTTTTCCATGGAATCGCCTCCAAACGAGTGTTGTCCCTACTATTAGATTACGAGAAAAGTCTAATAAAATCAATTCTGAACAATTCGTGCAAATGTCGAACGATTACAGCGTTTTATCTTTTGCCAGATAGATATTCTTGTAATCCTCATCATTATAATACTTTAATTGGAAATCTAGTATTTAAAGTCTAGTATTTAATGAATATAAATAGAAAAAAGGTCTCTAATCATAGATTTTTAGTATGACTTTTCTTTAATAAACCTTTACTATCCTGTAATTACAACTCAATATTTATCTAGTACATTATTAACTGAAAGAAAATTTAAGAAGGAGCTGATAGATTTGTTGAAGAAAATGGGAGCAGTAGCACTTAGTACAGGTTTGGTTTTGTCCGCTATGAGTATTCCCGTATTTGCAGACAAGCCCGATTTTGCTGGAAAAGGAAACGGAAAGGGGCATGGTCACGGTGGTAAGAAAGTCGATAACGTGATTTACATGATTCCGGATGGCTTTAGTTCGGATTATGCCGGGAATTATCGGATATATAAGGGGGAGGATGCTGTCTGGGATGATCACTTAAAAGGAATGTATACCACTCATTCTGCTAATGCTGATATCACAGATTCTGCAGCTGCTGGTACTGCTATGGCTACAGGTGTCAAAACAAACAATGGTGTCATAGGCCTTGATGCAAAAGGGGAGGAATTGTCCTCCATTCTCGATGCTGCAGAAGACGCTGGAAAATCATCAGGTTTAGTCGCTACTTCAACGATTACACATGCAACCCCTGCTTCATTTGTTGCGAATGTGGAAGATCGTAATAATCAAACAGAAATTGCAAGACAATACATAGCTAGTGAAGTAGATGTTTTACTTGGTGGTGGACAGAACATGTTCTTACCAGAATCAGAAGGTGGTAACCAAGAGGATTTAAACCTTATTGATGAAGCACGTGAATCAGGTTTTACCTACGCACAGTCGAGAGAAGAGTTACTAAAGAGTAAGGATATAGATGTGGCAGATGGAGAGAAATTGCTTGGTCTATTTGCTGAAGATGCACTTGCACCTTCTTTGCATCGTGAGGAAACAGTGGAACCTAGTCTTGCTGAAATGACAGAAGCATCAATTGACATTTTACAAGAGGATAAAGATGGATTCTTCCTTATGGTAGAAGGAAGTCAAATCGACTGGGCAGGACATGCGAATGATGCAGCATGGGCAATGTCTGATGCGGAAGCATTTGAAAAAGCTGTACTAGAGGCGATTGAATTTGCTAAAAAGGACCGAAACACAGTGGTTATTGTTGCTGGTGACCATGATACTGGAGGAATGACAACAGGAACTGGTGCTGCATCTGGGACACATGCAGATATTTTACAAGATGTTTCAGCTACTGGAGACTTCATGGCTACTCAAATTAACGAAGATCGTTCAAATGTTAAAGAAGTAATTGACCAATACACGAATATTAGCTTAACAGAGGAAGAGGTTCAGTCCATTCAAAAAGCAGAGGATGTGGCGCTTGCAATCAATACAGCGGTAAGCAACCACGCAGGAATTGGATGGACCAGTACGAATCATACGGCTGCCGATATACCTGTATATGCCTATGGACCACAAGCGGATAAATTTATCGGGTTTCATGACAATACAGACCTGCCTGAGATTCTTGCGGAGATTTTAAGGATTGAGTTAGATAATTAAGTTTTTGCTAAGAGCTTACCCTGTGGTAGGCTCTTTTGTTTGTCTTCTGCTTCTGCTCATCAAAGTCTATCCCGTCTAGGCAAAAAATTTCTAAAATCAATTGTTGTCATTATGGGACGCTATCTATTGGGATGATAATTTTCCTGAACCTCGTGTAGCAGCACTATTTCTGCTACAATAGGGTAACTAAGAGCTTTTGGAAGGGAAGTAATCTGTACGTGAAAATAACAATTACGGCTGTCGGGAAATTGAAGGAAAAATATTTAAAGCAGGGTATACAGGAGTATATGAAGCGACTGAGCGCCTATGCCAATATCGATATGATTGAAGTACCAGATGAAAAAGCACCAGAAAATATGAGCGAAGCAGAACAAGAAGAGGTTAAGCGAAAAGAGGGCGAGAGAATTTTGTCGAAAATCGCTCCGGATGCTTACGTTATTTCCCTGGAAATAAAGGGCCAAATGGTGACCTCTGAGAAATTTGCCGAAAAAATAGAGCAGTTAATGATACATGGCAAAAGCAAGATCGTTTTTGTGATTGGTGGATCGCTTGGGTTGAGCCAGGACGTGATGAATCGCAGTGATTATGCGCTGTCTTTTTCGAAGATGACGTTTCCTCATCAGTTGATGCGGCTGGTGCTGGTGGAGCAGGTTTATCGGGGGTTTCGGATAATAAAAGGGGAACCGTATCATAAATAGAGGCAAAAAAAGTTGAAGATATGGAGGTGCTTTCTCAGGAGAACCAGGTAAATTCTTATCACTATATTCATTATTTGTGTCCATATATAGTAAGTGAAGAAGTGTGAATGTTTGCGAGATATTCACTTCTGAAAAATCAATAAGAAGTTCTATTTGATCTACATGTCGAGATCGATTTTTAGATTGCTTTAATGAAATGGTATTTATCAAAAGTTGAAAAAGCTGTTTTTTCTTCTCTCTGGTTGAGTGATTAAACACCTCCACGTATTTTTCTAACAAGACTTTTATCAAAGAAGCTGAGATAACTTTGGAATCAGATGAACTCATATAATGATTGATTTCTTTGATTCTTTGCTCTATGTCAGCTTTTTGATTGGAAACCTTCTGTAACCTTTCTTGCAAGATTGATATGGGGAAGAGATTTTGTTCAAATGCTTCCATATATTTTTCTTGCAAGGAGTTAATCTCTAAAAGCTGTTCTTCCAATTGTTCCAACTCATTTTTACGTTGAAGATTCGATTGAACAGATTGATTGTTTATTGCATCGATTGTACGTGTGAATACTATATCATTATCTAAAAATGCTATTATACGCTCAATGACAGCATCCTCGGCAGTATAGGCTTTGGTAGAATTAGCCCGACATACTTTTGACCCTTTATTATGGAAAGCACCACATACATAATAGCGGTGTTTTCGCTTGCTTCCATCTTTACGTGTTGACGTTGTAATGCCTGGAACCATTCCTTTACCACATTCAGGACAACGTAAAATACCATTTAACAGGAAAGGTTCATGGGATTGTCGTTGCTTAAAAGATTTACTTTTTCTTCTTGCTTGAACAACACTCCACAATTCCTGCGAAATGATTGGTTGATGCCTTCCATCCACTAAAAGGGGATTTGGATTTTTTCCTTTCCGACGTTGAGTATCCCAATTTTCAACTTGTAACCATCTAATTTTTCCTATATAGACGTGGTTATCAAGAATTGTGGCTATCCCATTGATTGAAAAATGTTTTCCACGCTTTGTAAGATACCCTGATTTGTTGATGTGGTTTGCTATAGCTTTTAGACCCTTTCCTTCTGCATACAATGTGAAGATGAGCTGAACGATTTTTGCTTCTTCCTCGTTAATTAAAAGTTCTTTTTTAATCGAATCGTAACCTAATATGATACCGCCGTTCCATAACCCTTCTCTTGCCCTTTGAGTCATGCCAAGTTTCACATTTTCAGAAAGTGTGTTTCTCTCCATTTCAGCGATGGATGCCATAAGCTGTACAACTAACCGCCCTATGGGACTCCCTGTATCAAAGTTTTCCGAATATGATATGAATTTAATGCTGTTCTTTTCAAACTGATCTAATAGGACAAGGGTATCTAACATATTGCGTGAAAGTCGAGATATCTTCCATACGAGTACAGCTTGAAATTTACCTTTTGGAACATCAGATACAAGTCTCTGCATTGCTGGTCGACCTTTAATATTCTTACCGCTTATACCTTCATCAACATATTCTTCTACTACAGTCATGTCATACATATCCGCATACTGACGCAGTGTATGTAACTGTGCAGATATGCTATAACCTTCAGTGGATTGTTCTTCGGTGCTGACACGACAGTAAATAGCCACATTTTTAACTTGGTTCATTGAATACCTCCTTTATAAATATTTTACAATGGACACAAAAAAAGAGAAAGGGTGTTCGCCTCTCTCAAATAGGTTTAAGCTATTAACTTTGAAAGTTCTTCTAATTCAAAGTGGTAAGTGATTTTGTTTATAATTCTTTTAGTTCTAATCTTACCTTTTGGAATTTCTTTCACATCGATACGTTCTATATATTCTCTGAGAAATTCTTTTTGCTTTATATCATCCAAGGAGTAAAAGAACTTTTCAAAGGCGTCTGTAATGTTTCTAACCATGGATTCTATTTGATTGCCACTTTCTATCTCTATTTTTGATGTTAAAAGATCCAACATACTACTTAACGATTGTTCTTCCTCATCTAAACGTTTCATTTGCTGACCAAGAGCTTCTTCACTAATTATTTTTTTTGCAAACAAGTCGAATAGCTCATTTTTACGCTTCAAAATGCTTTTAAGGTCTTTTTTAATCAATTTTTTCTGTTCTTTCTTAGGAACTAAGTCAAGTTGAAGCTGAGTAGTTATTTTCAATTGGAGGTGTTGTGGGGTTTGACTGGATCTAAATACAGAGGAAAGTTCTTTGATTACATATTCTTCTGCTTCCCGTTTATTTACTAAGTTTGACTTGCATAGACCGTTGTTTTTATTCTGACTACATTGATAATAGACATACTTTCCACCTTTAGATGATTTGTGTTGAACCATTGAAGCGTTACAATCAGGGCATTTTAAAAGTCCTGATAAGAAATAGTTCCCCTTATGAATTTTCACAGGAGTATAACTTTTTTCATCAAATATCATTTGAGCTTTCATCCATTGCTCTTCGCTAATGATTGCATTGTGTTTTCCTTTGCTCATAATAGTATCTCCGCTTTTCTCTCTCCAACGTATATATCCTGCATAAAGGGGATTTGTAACGATAATACGAATACCTTGTTTATCCCAAACTCTACTTGTCCTACTCTCTGTATATTGATTATTTAAAAAACGGGCAATTTTATAATATCCCCATCTCTCATTAATATAGCGGTCAAAGATAAATCGGATAATCTTAGCTTCTTCTTCATTTATCTCAAGTGTTTTATTTGGAGTTGAATTATATCCAAATACCTTTCCACCATTGTAATAACCTTCTTCCGCACGCTTTCTCATTCCGTTTTTACAGTTAAATACTATATTTCTCCGCTCATTTTCAGCCCACATAAATAACATTTGAAGCATCATGATACTGCTTTCATTTTCAGTATTTAGCCTTTCAGCAATACTTATTAAATATATTCCATGTTTGTTTAGCAAATTAAACGCATTCATAGCATCCAATAAATTACGGGCAAATCGATCAGCCTTCCAAACAATCACATATATTTTTTCGTTTTTTTCTTCCTTGGATTTAGAAATTGCATAACGTAGCATTTCTCTAAATACTTCTCTTTCTTCGATTGATGAACCAGAGCCTGAACCTTCGTTGAAAATAATGGGTTTAGGGAATTTATTGACATTGCAGTACCCGTTAATTTCATCATCTTGAAAATCAAGAGAATAGCCATCCAATTGTATATCGGTGCTAACACGAATATATCCAATTGTAATCGCCATTTTAACCCACGATCCTTTCAGGTTCAGTTTGAAGTGCTTTTTTATTAGTCTCAATTATTAAGTCCACAAACAGATTAATAAAGTTATTGGCATGTGTTCTTTTAGAATCATTCTCATTAATTATTAGGTCTTCAAAGAGGTTATCAGTATATAAATCAAGTTTCTTTTCCGTGGGGGGATATCCTTTCTATAGTGGAGTATGTTTCGAGGAAGAGCCAAGCTCTTGTGTTTTATAGTATAAGGAGATCTGAAAAAATGTCTATAGGTTTTGTGTTCTATGGGAACGTGCGTTCTTTTTTGTTCATGTAAAGAAGGTATTGATGTATAAAAAGAAGAATATAGTAGTGAGTTGTGTTGCTTATCAAATCATATAATCCCTTATAAGGGAGTGATTCAATGAAAAATAAGGGTAGG includes the following:
- the mgrA gene encoding L-glyceraldehyde 3-phosphate reductase, which codes for MSYNADPERYQQIPYNRCGNSGVKLPAISFGLWNNFGDEDPLSNQRQMLMKAFDLGITHFDLANNYGPPPGAAEANFGRILKQDLAAYRDEMIISTKAGYKMWDGPYGDWGSKKYLVSSLDQSLQRMGLDYVDIFYHHRPDPETPLEETMAALDLIVRQGKALYVGISNYSAEQTKKAAAILKEQGTPFIIHQVAYSMLDRTIETGLTDVLEKNEIGCIAYVPLAQGLLTNKYLNGIPKDSRAAKEFIPFLNEHDISSDKLQTIKALNEIAAGRGQSLAQMALVWVLQQKSVVSALIGASRVSQIEENIKALDNPSFTEDELAAIDTILK
- the rlmH gene encoding 23S rRNA (pseudouridine(1915)-N(3))-methyltransferase RlmH; translated protein: MKITITAVGKLKEKYLKQGIQEYMKRLSAYANIDMIEVPDEKAPENMSEAEQEEVKRKEGERILSKIAPDAYVISLEIKGQMVTSEKFAEKIEQLMIHGKSKIVFVIGGSLGLSQDVMNRSDYALSFSKMTFPHQLMRLVLVEQVYRGFRIIKGEPYHK
- a CDS encoding Lin0512 family protein, producing the protein MEKIIFIETGTGIDVHGQNVTKACLRAVENAIHYNSMPGIKQYLPEQDLYNMKVNVRLAVPMDKEQVDIELVKKEIPYGTVTVDVIDGGMATSSGIVLEDKEDKNDLMYIVNAAVEVGY
- a CDS encoding alkaline phosphatase, with the protein product MLKKMGAVALSTGLVLSAMSIPVFADKPDFAGKGNGKGHGHGGKKVDNVIYMIPDGFSSDYAGNYRIYKGEDAVWDDHLKGMYTTHSANADITDSAAAGTAMATGVKTNNGVIGLDAKGEELSSILDAAEDAGKSSGLVATSTITHATPASFVANVEDRNNQTEIARQYIASEVDVLLGGGQNMFLPESEGGNQEDLNLIDEARESGFTYAQSREELLKSKDIDVADGEKLLGLFAEDALAPSLHREETVEPSLAEMTEASIDILQEDKDGFFLMVEGSQIDWAGHANDAAWAMSDAEAFEKAVLEAIEFAKKDRNTVVIVAGDHDTGGMTTGTGAASGTHADILQDVSATGDFMATQINEDRSNVKEVIDQYTNISLTEEEVQSIQKAEDVALAINTAVSNHAGIGWTSTNHTAADIPVYAYGPQADKFIGFHDNTDLPEILAEILRIELDN
- a CDS encoding recombinase family protein; amino-acid sequence: MAITIGYIRVSTDIQLDGYSLDFQDDEINGYCNVNKFPKPIIFNEGSGSGSSIEEREVFREMLRYAISKSKEEKNEKIYVIVWKADRFARNLLDAMNAFNLLNKHGIYLISIAERLNTENESSIMMLQMLFMWAENERRNIVFNCKNGMRKRAEEGYYNGGKVFGYNSTPNKTLEINEEEAKIIRFIFDRYINERWGYYKIARFLNNQYTESRTSRVWDKQGIRIIVTNPLYAGYIRWREKSGDTIMSKGKHNAIISEEQWMKAQMIFDEKSYTPVKIHKGNYFLSGLLKCPDCNASMVQHKSSKGGKYVYYQCSQNKNNGLCKSNLVNKREAEEYVIKELSSVFRSSQTPQHLQLKITTQLQLDLVPKKEQKKLIKKDLKSILKRKNELFDLFAKKIISEEALGQQMKRLDEEEQSLSSMLDLLTSKIEIESGNQIESMVRNITDAFEKFFYSLDDIKQKEFLREYIERIDVKEIPKGKIRTKRIINKITYHFELEELSKLIA